One segment of Dolichospermum sp. DET69 DNA contains the following:
- a CDS encoding KaiA family protein translates to MLLTILLLQTNIKQILDRPFIEEDYKVLVVKIWNFIEGIITQWYWQPVANIPSQIYYLPHSQPQNPHQKLDNKDNYVFALGQQRKSQIFQDMTATEKQELLAKLKSDYRQIIINYFLTDNALPERLDKFINNLFYTSIPTPQIIEMHMEIMDEFAKQLKIEGRSNETLLDYRLTLIDILAHLCEVYRCSVAKLS, encoded by the coding sequence ATGTTATTAACTATATTGCTTTTACAAACAAATATAAAACAAATTCTCGATAGACCATTTATAGAAGAGGATTACAAAGTTTTAGTTGTTAAAATATGGAATTTTATTGAAGGAATAATAACTCAATGGTACTGGCAGCCAGTGGCTAATATACCTTCTCAGATATACTATTTGCCCCATTCTCAGCCACAAAATCCCCATCAAAAATTAGATAATAAAGATAATTATGTGTTTGCTCTTGGACAGCAGAGAAAGTCACAAATTTTCCAAGATATGACAGCTACCGAAAAACAGGAACTTTTAGCAAAACTTAAATCAGATTACCGTCAAATTATTATAAATTATTTTCTCACTGACAACGCATTACCAGAAAGACTTGATAAATTTATTAATAATTTATTTTATACTAGTATTCCTACACCACAAATTATAGAAATGCACATGGAAATCATGGATGAATTTGCGAAGCAATTAAAGATAGAAGGCAGAAGCAATGAAACATTACTCGATTACCGTTTAACCTTAATAGATATTTTGGCACATCTTTGCGAAGTTTATCGCTGTTCTGTTGCTAAACTCAGTTGA
- the kaiC gene encoding circadian clock protein KaiC: MTKKEQPEPKKIPIGVEKIRTMIEGFDDISHGGLPVGRTTLVSGTSGTGKTLLSLQFLYNGITYFDEPGVFVTFEESPSDIIKNSHIFDWNLQRLIDEGKLFILDASPDPEGQDIVGNFDLSALIERLQYAIRKYKAKRVSIDSMTAIFQQYEAIGVVRREIFRLVARLKQLNVTTIITTERGEEYGPVASFGVEEFVSDNVVIVRNVLEGERRRRTMEILKLRGTTHMKGEYPFTITNEGVNIFPLGAMRLTQRSSNVRVSSGVKTLDEMCGGGFFKDSIILATGATGTGKTLLVSKFIEDGCVNGERAILFAYEESRAQLSRNAHSWGIDFEELEHQGLLKIICTYPESNGLEDHLQSIKSEISHFKPARIAIDSLSAMARGVSNNAFRQFVIGVTGYAKQEEITGFFTNTTDQFLGSNSITESHISTITDTILMLQYVEIRGEMSRAINVFKMRGSWHDKGIREYNITADGPDIKDSFRNYERIISGAPTRVSIDEKAELSRIVKRFEDKPSSDV; this comes from the coding sequence ATGACAAAAAAAGAGCAACCTGAACCAAAAAAAATACCTATTGGTGTCGAAAAAATTCGCACGATGATTGAGGGCTTTGACGATATTAGTCATGGCGGTTTGCCTGTCGGTAGAACTACTTTAGTTAGTGGCACTTCGGGGACAGGTAAAACTTTATTATCACTACAATTTCTTTATAATGGCATTACTTATTTTGACGAACCAGGAGTATTTGTCACCTTTGAAGAATCACCCAGCGACATTATTAAAAATTCCCATATTTTTGATTGGAATTTGCAACGGTTAATTGATGAAGGTAAATTATTTATTCTCGACGCATCTCCTGATCCTGAAGGTCAAGATATCGTCGGTAATTTTGATTTATCTGCTCTGATTGAACGTTTACAATATGCCATTCGTAAATATAAGGCTAAAAGGGTTTCTATTGATTCAATGACAGCCATATTTCAACAATATGAAGCTATAGGCGTAGTGCGGCGAGAAATTTTCCGGTTGGTAGCCCGGCTAAAGCAATTAAATGTCACCACCATCATTACAACTGAACGGGGTGAAGAATATGGACCAGTGGCATCTTTTGGAGTTGAAGAATTTGTTTCCGATAATGTAGTCATTGTTCGCAATGTTTTAGAGGGAGAACGCCGTCGCCGAACTATGGAAATTCTCAAATTACGCGGAACAACCCACATGAAAGGTGAATATCCTTTCACCATTACTAATGAAGGAGTGAATATATTCCCCTTGGGAGCAATGCGGTTAACACAAAGATCTTCTAACGTGCGGGTATCTTCTGGAGTGAAAACTCTGGATGAAATGTGTGGTGGAGGTTTCTTTAAAGATTCGATTATTTTAGCCACAGGAGCTACAGGTACTGGTAAAACTTTATTAGTTAGTAAGTTTATTGAAGATGGCTGCGTCAATGGTGAACGAGCAATATTATTTGCCTATGAAGAATCTCGCGCCCAGCTTTCCCGGAATGCTCATTCCTGGGGGATTGATTTTGAGGAACTAGAACATCAAGGCTTGTTGAAAATAATTTGTACTTATCCTGAATCAAATGGTTTAGAAGATCACTTACAAAGTATTAAATCAGAAATATCCCATTTTAAACCTGCCCGGATTGCCATTGATTCTCTGTCAGCCATGGCTAGAGGCGTTAGCAATAATGCTTTTCGTCAATTTGTGATTGGTGTGACAGGTTATGCTAAACAAGAAGAAATTACTGGCTTCTTTACCAATACTACAGACCAGTTTCTGGGTTCTAATTCCATTACTGAATCCCATATTTCCACGATTACAGATACAATTTTAATGTTACAATACGTGGAAATTCGAGGAGAAATGTCGCGGGCAATTAACGTGTTTAAAATGCGCGGGTCGTGGCACGATAAGGGGATTCGTGAATATAATATTACGGCAGATGGTCCCGATATTAAAGACTCATTCCGTAATTATGAGCGAATTATTAGTGGTGCGCCTACCCGCGTTAGTATAGATGAAAAAGCAGAACTTTCTCGCATTGTCAAACGTTTTGAAGACAAACCGAGTTCTGATGTTTAA
- a CDS encoding photosystem II S4 domain protein — protein MLPREELLKGVENRDTVARVIDQADQAIKTWEVVFTDFLSPPELAEIQRVFSRLTEVDSVAWGGYPQAERQRLAIARSELPLDQSQVAIVALEIAGNFLFDTANHRDFLGAMLGTGIVREKTGDVIVLGERGAQVIVVPELVEFLEMSLQQVRSVPVKTRRIDINELKIREPKKKEMTTVEASLRLDAVASAGFGMSRSKMVDLIDSNDVRVNWKEVTQASSQVKSGDLIAIRGKGRLEVGEVAVTKKDRYRVQLTRYM, from the coding sequence ATGCTACCTAGGGAAGAACTTTTAAAAGGTGTTGAAAACCGCGATACTGTTGCCCGTGTAATTGATCAAGCAGATCAAGCTATAAAGACGTGGGAAGTGGTATTTACAGATTTTTTGTCTCCACCAGAGTTGGCGGAAATTCAACGGGTATTTAGCCGCTTAACAGAGGTGGATTCAGTCGCTTGGGGTGGATATCCGCAAGCGGAAAGACAAAGGTTGGCGATCGCTCGTTCTGAGTTACCCTTAGATCAGTCTCAAGTAGCGATTGTGGCTTTAGAAATTGCTGGGAATTTCTTATTTGATACGGCAAATCACCGGGATTTTCTAGGAGCAATGCTGGGTACAGGAATTGTGCGAGAAAAAACCGGAGATGTGATTGTTTTGGGGGAAAGAGGGGCGCAGGTGATTGTTGTGCCTGAATTGGTAGAATTTTTAGAGATGAGTTTGCAACAGGTGCGTTCTGTGCCAGTAAAAACTCGACGCATTGATATTAATGAGTTAAAGATCCGCGAACCGAAGAAGAAGGAAATGACGACTGTGGAGGCTTCTTTGCGGTTAGATGCGGTGGCTTCGGCTGGGTTTGGAATGTCCCGCAGCAAAATGGTGGATTTAATTGACTCTAATGATGTGCGTGTCAATTGGAAGGAAGTCACTCAAGCAAGTTCTCAAGTCAAATCAGGGGATTTAATCGCTATTCGCGGGAAAGGGCGGTTGGAAGTTGGGGAAGTTGCAGTTACTAAAAAGGATCGTTATCGGGTGCAGTTGACTAGATATATGTAG
- the kaiB gene encoding circadian clock protein KaiB, giving the protein MNEAKKTYVLKLYVAGNTPNSMRALKTLKNILEEEFKGVYALKVIDVLKNPQLAEEDKILATPTLSKILPPPVRKIIGDLTDRERVLIGLDLLYEELSEEYSKE; this is encoded by the coding sequence ATGAATGAAGCTAAAAAAACCTATGTTCTCAAGCTATATGTAGCGGGCAATACCCCTAATTCAATGCGGGCTTTAAAAACCCTCAAAAATATCTTAGAGGAAGAATTTAAAGGAGTTTATGCCTTAAAAGTAATTGATGTCCTGAAAAACCCCCAGTTGGCCGAAGAAGATAAAATACTTGCCACACCAACACTATCAAAAATTTTGCCCCCTCCTGTGCGGAAAATTATTGGTGATTTAACAGATAGAGAAAGAGTATTGATTGGGTTGGATCTCCTTTATGAAGAATTGAGTGAAGAATATAGCAAAGAGTAA
- the rsmH gene encoding 16S rRNA (cytosine(1402)-N(4))-methyltransferase RsmH, with translation MSKSDLQTSIELEEITFSHTPVLGQEVITGLNIQPGGNYLDLTVGGGGHSRLILEAAEDVNVTAVDQDEDALNAARQNLAEFGDRVKFIHSNFANYQFIENHYHGILADLGVSSYHLDNPERGFSFRNTANLDMRMNQQQSLNAGDIINEWDEKELADIFFKYGEERLSRKIARRIVENRPFNTTTELANAIAYSVPPKYRHGRIHPATRVFQALRIAVNDELKVLETLIEKAPNALIIEGRIALISFHSLEDRLIKHGLRNLPSLRVLTKKPIIAKEDEIKENPRSRSAKLRIAEKKNVEDSGFFEFDYF, from the coding sequence ATGAGCAAATCAGATTTACAAACATCAATTGAGTTAGAAGAAATTACATTCTCCCATACTCCTGTTCTCGGACAAGAAGTGATTACGGGTTTAAATATCCAACCTGGTGGAAATTATTTAGATTTAACAGTTGGTGGTGGTGGTCACAGTCGCTTAATATTAGAAGCTGCGGAAGATGTAAACGTAACTGCTGTTGATCAAGATGAAGATGCTTTAAACGCAGCAAGACAAAATTTAGCAGAATTTGGGGATAGAGTTAAATTTATTCATAGCAACTTTGCAAATTACCAATTTATCGAAAATCATTATCATGGTATTTTAGCAGATTTGGGAGTAAGTTCCTATCATTTAGATAATCCCGAACGGGGTTTTAGTTTTCGCAATACTGCAAATTTAGATATGCGAATGAACCAACAACAATCCCTGAATGCTGGAGATATAATTAATGAATGGGATGAAAAAGAATTAGCAGATATTTTCTTTAAATATGGTGAAGAGAGACTTTCTCGCAAAATAGCCCGAAGAATTGTGGAAAACCGCCCATTTAACACTACTACAGAATTAGCAAATGCGATCGCCTATTCCGTACCTCCTAAATATCGTCATGGAAGAATTCACCCTGCGACCCGTGTTTTTCAAGCCTTACGAATAGCAGTTAATGACGAGTTAAAAGTCTTAGAAACCTTAATAGAAAAAGCCCCAAACGCGCTTATTATTGAAGGAAGAATAGCCCTAATTAGTTTTCATAGTTTAGAAGACAGATTAATAAAACATGGGTTAAGAAATTTACCCTCCTTGCGAGTGTTGACAAAAAAACCAATTATTGCTAAAGAAGATGAAATTAAAGAAAACCCTCGTTCTCGTTCTGCTAAATTGAGAATAGCAGAAAAGAAAAATGTAGAAGACTCTGGATTTTTTGAATTTGATTATTTTTAA
- a CDS encoding TolC family protein, whose amino-acid sequence MKRQQLFHCFLPGVTAAVLTTQPAWANVIKVSELQLTSSPNVLISTDSRSLFTDNSLLPKSTVKRDSGLLPTNYFSQASIKPVGDRSLPLIMADNYLSIEGEKNPPKYESRFVSFSDLSNSSNNSLFASNPKSSNLSNSDQQFTNGDVAVTNLLESSNCPQSQTKSQAALLVTSNTCLHQNTHSWIAQTTVPTTSEPSPPPPAENIKVVPQENVQPTPSQPVDFPNVPNDLNPSPNPLLYPTKAEEVKVQGTQPISLSQALELAKRNNNDLQVSVLQLERSKSVLREAQAALMPSAELSGDITNSRSVGSTLQFDQARKTNPLVGDPPSNTTFSGTAQIRYDLYTSGRRTGAIKEAEERIRVQELDVERQSEEIRLNVAKAYYDLQQADENVRISQSAVQNAQASLKDAVALERAGVGTRFDVLRSQVNLANSQQDLTSSFSQQQIARRRLAPLLNLSQSVSISAGDPVKLAGLWQHPLEQSIVLAYQNRPELQRNLAERNISEAQRKQALASLGPQVSLVGRYNLLDQFDDGTSVSDGYSVGVQATLSLYDGGAAKAKAAQAKTNIAIAETQFSEQRNQIRFQVEQAYSTQASNLENVQTSNVALEQAKESLRLARLRFQAGVGTQTDVINALNDLTRSEGNRVKAILDYNRALTELQRYVTTRGLNQLKESGVK is encoded by the coding sequence GTGAAAAGACAGCAATTATTCCATTGTTTCTTACCTGGTGTTACAGCAGCAGTATTAACAACTCAGCCCGCTTGGGCTAATGTTATTAAAGTAAGTGAGTTACAGCTAACGTCTTCTCCTAATGTGTTGATTTCTACCGATAGTAGAAGTTTGTTCACAGACAATAGCCTACTGCCTAAGAGTACAGTTAAACGTGACTCAGGATTATTACCTACTAATTATTTTAGTCAAGCTAGTATCAAGCCTGTTGGCGATCGCAGTCTACCTTTAATCATGGCTGACAATTATCTCAGCATTGAGGGAGAAAAAAATCCTCCAAAATATGAAAGTAGATTTGTAAGTTTTTCTGATTTATCAAATTCAAGTAATAATTCACTGTTCGCTAGTAATCCTAAATCAAGTAACTTAAGTAACTCTGATCAGCAATTTACCAATGGTGATGTTGCGGTGACAAATTTACTAGAATCTAGTAATTGTCCACAGTCACAGACCAAAAGTCAAGCCGCTTTGTTAGTTACTTCTAACACTTGCTTACATCAAAATACCCATAGTTGGATAGCGCAAACAACTGTTCCTACTACTTCTGAACCGAGTCCACCTCCTCCAGCGGAGAATATAAAGGTTGTACCACAGGAGAATGTCCAACCTACACCTAGTCAGCCCGTAGATTTCCCTAATGTTCCTAATGATTTAAATCCTAGTCCTAATCCGTTGTTGTATCCAACAAAGGCAGAGGAAGTAAAAGTTCAAGGAACTCAGCCAATTAGTTTGTCTCAGGCTTTAGAACTGGCTAAACGGAATAATAATGATTTACAGGTGTCTGTATTACAACTGGAACGGAGTAAATCAGTTTTGCGCGAAGCACAAGCGGCTTTAATGCCTAGTGCAGAGTTGAGTGGTGATATTACAAATAGTCGCAGTGTTGGTAGTACACTACAATTTGACCAAGCGAGAAAGACAAATCCTTTGGTAGGTGATCCTCCCTCCAATACGACATTTAGTGGTACTGCACAAATAAGATATGATCTCTATACCTCCGGTAGACGGACTGGGGCTATTAAAGAGGCAGAAGAACGGATACGTGTGCAAGAGTTGGATGTAGAAAGGCAATCTGAGGAAATTCGTCTGAATGTGGCTAAGGCATATTATGACTTGCAACAAGCTGATGAAAATGTAAGAATTTCCCAGTCAGCGGTACAAAATGCTCAAGCTAGTTTGAAAGATGCAGTAGCTTTAGAACGGGCTGGTGTAGGTACTCGTTTCGATGTGTTGCGATCGCAGGTGAATTTAGCTAACTCCCAACAGGACTTAACTAGCTCCTTTTCTCAACAACAAATTGCTCGTCGCAGGTTAGCACCGCTGTTAAATTTGTCCCAGTCGGTAAGTATTAGCGCAGGTGATCCTGTCAAACTAGCGGGTTTATGGCAGCATCCACTCGAACAAAGTATCGTTTTAGCTTATCAAAATCGTCCCGAATTACAACGGAACTTAGCAGAACGCAATATTAGTGAAGCTCAAAGAAAACAGGCATTGGCATCTTTAGGTCCCCAAGTAAGCTTAGTGGGCAGGTATAACTTATTAGATCAGTTCGATGATGGAACCAGCGTGAGCGATGGTTATTCTGTGGGAGTGCAAGCCACCCTAAGTTTATATGATGGGGGAGCAGCAAAAGCCAAAGCAGCCCAAGCTAAAACCAATATAGCGATCGCGGAAACTCAATTTTCTGAACAGCGCAACCAAATCCGCTTTCAGGTAGAACAAGCATACTCCACCCAGGCATCAAACTTAGAGAATGTACAAACTTCTAATGTAGCTTTAGAACAAGCTAAAGAGTCTCTGCGGTTAGCGCGGTTAAGATTTCAAGCTGGTGTGGGAACTCAAACTGATGTAATTAACGCATTAAATGATCTCACCCGTTCTGAAGGTAATCGCGTCAAAGCTATATTAGATTATAATCGCGCTTTAACAGAATTACAAAGATATGTTACTACTAGAGGCTTAAATCAGTTAAAGGAGTCAGGAGTAAAGTAA
- the tnpA gene encoding IS200/IS605 family transposase, with translation MALWRLYYHIVWATKKREPLITNDIEDKLYGYLIGKADNLDCIIHAIGGIEDHIHFVVSIPPKLSIAEFVKTLKGSSAYHYNHSLDNVKQQFAWQEGYGIFSLGGKQLQEAIDYAHNQKIYHLHGTTIALLEQETDLDKPPQPPTKSENKFPK, from the coding sequence ATGGCTTTATGGCGATTGTATTATCATATTGTTTGGGCTACGAAAAAACGCGAGCCTTTAATTACTAATGATATAGAAGATAAGTTATATGGTTATTTAATTGGGAAAGCGGATAATTTAGATTGTATAATTCATGCTATCGGTGGAATTGAAGATCATATTCATTTTGTGGTATCTATCCCTCCTAAATTGTCTATTGCTGAATTTGTCAAAACTTTAAAAGGTAGTAGTGCCTATCATTATAATCATTCTTTAGATAATGTAAAACAACAATTTGCTTGGCAAGAAGGATATGGTATATTTTCTTTAGGAGGTAAACAATTACAAGAAGCTATTGATTATGCACATAATCAAAAAATATATCATTTGCATGGAACGACAATAGCATTATTAGAACAAGAAACAGATTTAGACAAACCACCTCAACCCCCAACAAAATCAGAAAATAAATTTCCCAAATGA
- a CDS encoding response regulator, which produces MLQYPLYELLAIVPMCLETNTLAAVLDIFVEQQCDRLIIVNSQQHPIGLLYSARLLPQLLAASADDYLLNLQQPLSQVDKSLIETIQTIPAAENLEKFSLFLKYQETQQQRNLDWALVDSDGKYLGILNTLHLLKLLTQRKISLSLTNDEVSRKYVGDTKTSALQKSIEHTANKHKSQIHKSIVHLLARLPWPMMLQTSQGEVVTQNLAWWQQLGALKDPEGIRKQVETILTPKSIYANAQENEKLDTFTKPRQNISPTVFSPHSPSALPFLQEPPLSVNSGYNRCVLDPQLSICTCVVEIKTGQERIWQFAKIPLDSSELKIGISESEVPPDTEELWLILATDVTEQQQLCQELAAKNADLIQLNRLKDEFLACISHELKTPLTAVLGLSRLLVDQQLGQLNERQARYAGLIHQSGRHLMSVVNDILDLTRMETGQMELTLNPVQIQVVCERAFSDVKNIHHQTHKTKQLSQLENPNLSNHQFSLAIEPGLEQMVADELRLRQMLVHLLSNAFKFTEVSGEIGLRVSRWEGWIAFTVWDTGIGIPEQQQHLIFQKFQQLENPLTRQFEGTGLGLVLTRALARLHGGDVSFLSREGKGSQFTLLLPPSPPKASFSDSDDIAPKREIGNIINASHQSLNSSSPRLVLVVEAVAQYIEELTEQLKGLGYRVVIARSGTEALEKARRLQPKAIFLNPLLPLLSGWDVMTLLKSDVLTRHINVIVTATAAEKEQAFTKQADGFLSLPIKHQALASLLGKISTTTKFPHSVRENNSLNSKNVPLRILRLVNLELEMINLYPSLREHRVIEVDDLDQADLLARVWQFDVILLDMEISTARTYLEQLTKHQRLANLPLVTCDIGTTLAASQIPGLSVFPCLSPLTGENNSHNYQQDALSSVLQIAAGICCPINILVVDINMLSDLPKEKCKPLKDVQLAKNSFLNFEDEQINRGYEWFQALIQYLQTAGFRASIASCWSEVVQQVSHKSVDLLLICLHETAINKEVQEAIKSLSNVPFDLPPILVLDQKLNEPNYGNVAKSDKQQYTSSVETAVRGIATQILPRSISMEELLTQINQALGN; this is translated from the coding sequence ATGCTACAGTACCCACTTTATGAACTTCTAGCTATTGTACCAATGTGCTTGGAAACAAATACTCTAGCAGCGGTGCTGGATATTTTTGTCGAACAACAGTGCGATCGCTTGATCATAGTCAATTCACAACAGCACCCAATTGGTTTGTTGTACTCTGCTCGGTTACTGCCACAATTATTGGCAGCGTCCGCTGATGACTACCTTTTAAATTTACAACAACCACTCTCACAAGTGGATAAATCCCTAATAGAAACAATACAGACCATACCAGCCGCGGAAAATCTGGAAAAATTTAGTTTATTTCTGAAATACCAAGAAACTCAACAACAAAGAAACTTAGATTGGGCATTAGTTGACTCAGATGGTAAATATTTGGGAATTTTAAATACTTTACACCTATTAAAATTATTAACTCAGAGGAAAATTTCCCTTAGCTTAACCAATGACGAAGTAAGTCGCAAGTATGTGGGAGACACCAAAACTTCTGCACTTCAAAAAAGCATCGAACATACAGCCAATAAACATAAGTCTCAAATACACAAATCCATAGTCCATTTATTGGCTAGATTACCCTGGCCAATGATGTTACAAACTAGTCAAGGCGAAGTAGTAACGCAAAATCTCGCTTGGTGGCAACAATTAGGAGCATTGAAAGATCCTGAAGGTATTAGGAAACAGGTAGAGACTATACTTACCCCAAAATCTATTTATGCCAATGCCCAAGAAAATGAAAAACTAGATACTTTCACAAAGCCAAGACAAAATATCTCACCAACAGTTTTTTCACCTCACTCACCCTCAGCCTTACCATTTCTGCAAGAACCACCCCTAAGTGTAAATAGTGGTTATAACCGTTGTGTTTTAGATCCGCAATTGAGTATTTGTACTTGTGTAGTCGAAATCAAAACTGGTCAAGAACGGATTTGGCAGTTTGCAAAAATTCCCTTAGATAGTAGCGAGTTAAAAATTGGGATTTCCGAGTCAGAAGTACCACCAGATACAGAAGAACTGTGGCTAATATTAGCCACAGACGTAACTGAACAACAACAACTTTGTCAAGAATTGGCAGCGAAAAATGCCGATTTGATTCAACTCAATCGCTTAAAAGATGAATTTTTAGCTTGCATTAGTCATGAATTAAAAACACCGCTAACAGCAGTTTTAGGACTATCTCGTCTCCTTGTAGATCAACAGTTGGGACAACTGAATGAGCGTCAAGCCCGTTATGCCGGATTAATTCATCAAAGTGGCAGGCATTTGATGAGTGTAGTTAATGATATTTTAGATTTGACTCGGATGGAAACGGGACAGATGGAACTCACCCTCAACCCGGTACAAATTCAGGTAGTGTGTGAACGGGCTTTCTCAGACGTTAAAAACATTCATCATCAAACTCATAAAACTAAACAATTATCCCAGTTAGAAAATCCAAATTTATCTAATCACCAATTTAGCTTGGCTATTGAACCAGGTTTAGAACAGATGGTGGCAGATGAATTACGCTTACGACAAATGCTAGTCCATTTACTTTCCAATGCCTTTAAATTCACGGAAGTATCTGGGGAAATTGGATTACGGGTTAGCCGTTGGGAAGGCTGGATTGCTTTTACAGTCTGGGATACAGGGATTGGAATTCCTGAACAGCAACAACATTTAATCTTTCAAAAATTCCAGCAATTAGAAAATCCTCTGACGCGTCAGTTTGAAGGAACAGGTTTAGGATTAGTATTAACCAGGGCTTTGGCTCGCTTGCATGGTGGAGATGTTAGTTTCTTATCTCGTGAGGGTAAAGGTAGTCAGTTTACCCTGCTTTTACCTCCCAGTCCCCCAAAAGCCAGTTTTAGTGACTCTGATGATATAGCTCCAAAAAGGGAAATAGGCAATATTATCAATGCTTCCCATCAAAGTCTGAATAGTTCCTCCCCAAGATTGGTGTTGGTGGTGGAAGCAGTAGCTCAATATATTGAGGAATTAACTGAACAACTCAAAGGTTTAGGTTATCGTGTAGTTATTGCTAGATCAGGAACAGAGGCACTAGAAAAAGCTCGACGCTTGCAACCAAAGGCAATATTTTTAAATCCTTTACTGCCTTTACTTTCTGGTTGGGATGTCATGACTTTACTGAAATCTGATGTTTTAACTCGTCATATTAATGTTATTGTCACAGCCACAGCAGCAGAAAAGGAGCAAGCATTTACTAAACAAGCTGATGGGTTTTTAAGCTTACCAATTAAGCATCAGGCATTGGCATCATTGTTAGGTAAGATATCAACAACAACTAAATTTCCCCATTCAGTGAGGGAAAATAATTCTCTCAATTCTAAAAATGTTCCTTTGCGAATTCTCAGATTAGTCAATCTAGAATTAGAGATGATTAATCTCTATCCTTCTTTGAGAGAACATCGGGTTATTGAAGTAGATGATTTAGATCAAGCAGATTTATTAGCACGAGTTTGGCAGTTTGATGTGATCTTACTAGATATGGAAATTTCCACTGCTCGCACTTACTTAGAACAATTAACTAAACACCAAAGATTGGCAAATTTACCATTGGTAACTTGTGATATTGGCACTACTTTGGCTGCTTCCCAAATACCAGGACTATCTGTATTTCCTTGTTTAAGTCCTTTAACTGGGGAAAATAATAGTCATAATTATCAACAAGATGCTTTATCATCTGTATTGCAAATTGCTGCTGGTATTTGTTGTCCAATAAATATTCTAGTAGTGGATATAAATATGCTGAGTGATTTACCCAAAGAAAAATGTAAGCCACTTAAAGATGTTCAGTTAGCTAAAAATTCTTTTCTCAATTTTGAAGATGAGCAAATTAATCGTGGATATGAGTGGTTTCAAGCTTTAATTCAATATTTACAAACTGCTGGTTTTAGAGCTTCTATTGCCAGTTGTTGGTCGGAAGTTGTACAACAAGTCAGTCATAAAAGCGTTGATTTACTTTTGATTTGCTTGCACGAAACAGCAATTAATAAAGAAGTACAAGAAGCTATTAAATCATTAAGTAATGTACCTTTTGATTTGCCACCAATTTTGGTACTTGACCAAAAATTAAATGAGCCGAATTATGGAAATGTCGCAAAATCTGATAAACAACAATATACATCTTCTGTAGAAACGGCTGTCCGGGGAATTGCTACCCAGATATTACCCCGTTCTATTTCTATGGAAGAACTATTGACTCAGATAAATCAAGCTTTAGGTAATTAA